A window of Hyperolius riggenbachi isolate aHypRig1 chromosome 1, aHypRig1.pri, whole genome shotgun sequence contains these coding sequences:
- the SDHAF1 gene encoding succinate dehydrogenase assembly factor 1, mitochondrial: protein MIRHSNLQKQILSLYKQFLRAGEDKPGFLPRIQHEFRKNAKIPRTDVMHIEYLVRRGRRQLDQLKDANTKQLGMFIKDSPEDPRPS, encoded by the coding sequence ATGATAAGGCATAGCAACCTTCAGAAACAAATTCTCAGTCTGTACAAACAGTTTCTAAGGGCTGGGGAGGACAAACCAGGGTTCCTGCCCCGGATCCAGCATGAGTTCAGAAAGAATGCCAAGATCCCGAGGACGGACGTTATGCACATTGAATATCTCGTACGCCGAGGGCGGAGGCAGCTGGACCAGCTGAAAGACGCCAACACAAAACAGCTTGGGATGTTCATTAAAGACTCACCGGAGGACCCCAGACCCTCTTAA